The following are encoded in a window of Terriglobia bacterium genomic DNA:
- a CDS encoding methyl-accepting chemotaxis protein, protein MKGRLNVTLWRLIVVDVVALFAVLLLAYDAGQIAHVSIANLGSLPAAAGYRLLFAFFICLAAGTFTLFTIDNRVLTPMKNISEFAERFSQGDLRARAAVETPDDFGLLAEQLNRAAENSSRAMYNQEAQEALQKSVTEFLTIVSQIARGDLTLRGHVTTDALGNVVDSVNYMLDNFCKVLERVRKAAIDVQSSANEILIASEEMSSGAVQQDQEITNTSSAVEQLTVSMKQVSNNAEASAEAARRALDAAEQGNRSVRDTLEGMQRIRSSVQATAKRIKALGDRSLEISEIVNVINDITEQTNLLALNAAIEAARAGEAGRGFAVVADEVRKLAEHSRSATKDIAALIKAIQAETNDAVVVMEEGTKEVEIGAKLADQAGRALDAISTVVRQSAELVQEISLASKQQVRGTEGVANAMQIISNITRQTSQGARQTSRTVEQLVHMSEQLNEALSQFRVVGGGAPPSHDSRPELVGATTRR, encoded by the coding sequence ATGAAAGGCCGTTTGAATGTAACCCTGTGGCGGTTGATCGTGGTGGACGTGGTCGCGCTGTTTGCCGTCCTCTTGCTGGCGTATGACGCCGGGCAGATCGCGCATGTCTCGATCGCCAACCTGGGCAGCTTGCCAGCCGCCGCCGGATACCGTCTCCTGTTCGCCTTCTTCATTTGCCTGGCCGCGGGCACCTTCACGCTGTTCACCATTGACAACCGCGTGCTCACGCCGATGAAGAACATTTCCGAATTCGCCGAGCGCTTCTCCCAGGGCGATTTGCGCGCCCGCGCCGCGGTGGAGACCCCGGACGATTTCGGCCTGCTGGCGGAACAGCTCAATCGCGCCGCCGAGAATTCTTCCCGCGCCATGTACAACCAGGAAGCGCAGGAGGCCCTGCAGAAGAGCGTCACCGAGTTCCTGACCATCGTCAGCCAGATCGCCCGCGGCGACCTCACGCTGCGCGGGCACGTCACCACCGACGCGCTGGGCAACGTGGTGGACTCGGTCAACTACATGCTCGATAACTTCTGCAAAGTGCTGGAGCGCGTGCGCAAAGCCGCTATTGACGTGCAGTCCAGCGCTAACGAGATCCTGATCGCGTCGGAAGAGATGTCCTCCGGCGCGGTGCAGCAGGACCAGGAAATTACCAATACGTCGTCCGCCGTGGAACAGCTCACGGTGTCCATGAAGCAGGTGTCCAACAACGCCGAAGCCAGCGCGGAAGCCGCGCGGCGCGCCCTGGACGCCGCCGAACAAGGCAACCGCTCGGTGCGCGACACCTTGGAAGGCATGCAGCGCATCCGTTCATCGGTGCAGGCCACGGCCAAACGCATCAAGGCGCTGGGCGACCGCTCGCTGGAAATTTCTGAAATCGTCAACGTGATCAATGACATTACCGAACAGACCAACCTGCTGGCGCTGAACGCCGCTATTGAGGCCGCGCGCGCCGGTGAAGCCGGCCGCGGGTTCGCCGTGGTCGCCGACGAAGTCCGCAAGCTGGCGGAACACTCCCGCAGCGCGACGAAGGACATTGCCGCGTTGATCAAGGCCATCCAGGCGGAAACCAATGACGCCGTGGTGGTCATGGAAGAAGGGACCAAGGAAGTGGAAATCGGCGCCAAGCTGGCCGACCAGGCCGGACGCGCGCTGGACGCCATCTCCACCGTGGTGCGCCAGTCGGCCGAACTGGTGCAGGAAATCTCGCTGGCTTCCAAGCAGCAGGTGCGCGGCACGGAAGGTGTGGCCAACGCCATGCAGATCATCTCCAATATTACGCGGCAGACATCGCAGGGCGCGCGCCAGACATCGCGCACCGTGGAGCAGTTGGTGCACATGTCAGAGCAGCTGAATGAAGCGTTGTCGCAATTCCGCGTCGTCGGCGGTGGAGCGCCACCCAGCCATGACAGCCGTCCGGAACTGGTGGGAGCGACCACGCGGCGCTAA
- a CDS encoding protein-glutamate O-methyltransferase CheR: protein MATASEHELSEIRGLIEARSGILFDNSRERFFTTRVNEHLAERKVAHGSDLLRLITSSNVEYDSLLQRLLTQETSFFRYPAIYEALEKKVLPELHMRKFWESPRSLRIWSAGCATGEEAYSIAMTVADALEFADTWNIHILATDISRQALEHAEHGIYDQREVEPVAPRHREQSFSRSGDHYVIKPRIRNLVTFAPMNLAQVAYMGKFDCIFCMNVLIYFSAELQSQLVQRFFDYLEPGGYLFLGHAESVSRADVKFESHVFRDSRIYQKPAALRRPAVLQERA from the coding sequence GTGGCAACTGCGAGCGAACACGAACTGAGCGAGATTCGCGGCCTGATTGAGGCGCGGTCCGGGATTCTTTTTGACAACTCCCGCGAACGCTTCTTCACCACGCGCGTGAACGAGCACCTGGCGGAGCGCAAGGTGGCCCACGGCAGTGACCTGCTGCGCCTGATTACCAGTTCCAACGTGGAATACGATTCGCTGTTGCAGCGCCTGCTCACGCAGGAGACGTCCTTCTTCCGCTATCCCGCGATTTACGAGGCGCTGGAAAAGAAGGTGCTGCCGGAACTGCACATGCGCAAGTTCTGGGAAAGCCCGCGCTCGCTGCGCATATGGAGCGCCGGGTGCGCCACGGGCGAAGAGGCTTACTCCATCGCCATGACCGTGGCTGACGCGCTGGAGTTCGCCGACACCTGGAACATCCACATCCTGGCCACGGACATCAGCCGCCAGGCGCTGGAGCACGCCGAGCACGGCATCTATGACCAGCGTGAAGTGGAGCCGGTGGCGCCGCGCCATCGCGAACAGAGTTTTTCCCGTTCCGGCGACCACTACGTCATCAAGCCGCGCATCCGCAACCTGGTGACGTTTGCGCCCATGAACCTGGCGCAGGTGGCATACATGGGCAAATTCGACTGCATTTTCTGCATGAACGTTTTGATCTATTTTTCCGCGGAGCTGCAGTCGCAGCTGGTGCAGCGGTTCTTTGATTACCTGGAGCCCGGCGGTTATCTGTTTCTAGGGCACGCCGAGTCGGTGAGCCGGGCGGACGTGAAGTTTGAATCGCACGTGTTCCGCGATTCACGGATTTACCAGAAGCCGGCCGCGTTGCGGCGGCCTGCGGTGTTGCAGGAGAGGGCTTGA
- a CDS encoding hybrid sensor histidine kinase/response regulator, with protein sequence MNENGAEFVEIFLGEASERLQFLREYSGILQDAYPPAQEVERLYIAAHTLSGTSASYGFPLFSEIAGKLAHIFQYAMNATIAADAAAPLLEFIAEAVSLLESDLIMISANAGESDEDIAAFKQRYPFAFPAPVEPAETSAERAEAEDIEQPVERSAPEETIELRGEEFPVAHVQEFEHDALLADAVPPDEAPSDVAPADVLPSEAMPSDVMPEDDQVPAEILEFFVPEAEEHLQVVTDCLLSLETNPGEEQIHRLLRAMHTVKGSSAQVGLHRISHVAHRAEDLIGRLRDGALRPSAEIVDICLEAVDVLKKFLYHQWSDDAHMQAAVQPLFARIDRLVAAPAPVAAAPAEEEVLPLHELTPEEEQLLAEYAEARAIAAEAPKSEFEALDDARKALKAIPHSRSVRVALERLDRMMNAVGELVINRTRMIGRLAELERLADVLNLSKTRMNDKVAEFQDKYEFSRIHSAGFRTGPGNIAGFGGGYTGFSYPSDPADFSELEMDRYDDFSILSRSLTEISADISEVLTQMGGFVRRVDGDIDEFTKLAHRLQDEITQARMVPIGNLYTRLSRTVRDASKAVGKKIELVLEGAETELDNNIIQQISDPLIHLVRNAVAHGIERDEERYESGKSDVGTVTVRAYHRGNHIFVEVEDDGRGIDYEKVRSLAVERGMVYPESAAALTEPELLEMLFQPGFSTSPHKTELAGRGVGLDVVRSNIAQLNGEIDVDSEKGQGTRFTLKVPLTLIISQALFVRCGETMFAVPLAFVEEVRRVKASDIEEDEGKLTTVVRDVQMEVVRVDVTLGLEPVQPVNGYFRMVIVNASSRQVGLIVEDVVRKDEIVIKSLGEYLRKVKMYPGATIAPDGSLILLLDVNRLVAGEALEHVETIAAARSAAMATPNVTRIFAPGAEAVAHGAIPQEAIDPVVEEKVVVLADDSISVRKFVGRMLEKAGYRVKLASDGMEALEIVAHTRCDLVVTDLEMPRTNGYELLAHLRQDPATRDIPVMVVTSRAGAKHRERAMKEGAAAFLTKPVQEDHFIAAVGRLIGAGSSTPAAAVAAER encoded by the coding sequence TTGAACGAGAACGGCGCAGAATTCGTAGAAATATTCCTGGGGGAGGCGTCTGAGCGACTGCAGTTCCTGCGGGAGTACTCCGGCATTCTTCAGGACGCTTACCCGCCCGCGCAGGAGGTGGAGCGCTTGTACATTGCCGCGCACACTCTCTCCGGGACGTCTGCCTCGTATGGATTCCCGTTGTTCTCAGAGATTGCGGGCAAACTGGCCCACATTTTTCAGTACGCGATGAACGCCACCATCGCCGCCGATGCCGCGGCCCCGCTGCTGGAATTCATTGCGGAAGCGGTCTCCTTGCTGGAATCTGATCTCATCATGATCAGCGCCAACGCGGGGGAATCCGACGAAGACATCGCAGCGTTCAAGCAACGCTACCCGTTTGCGTTCCCGGCGCCGGTCGAGCCCGCGGAAACCTCTGCGGAGCGTGCAGAAGCCGAAGACATTGAGCAGCCCGTTGAGCGGAGCGCCCCCGAAGAAACCATCGAGCTTCGCGGCGAAGAATTTCCTGTGGCTCACGTCCAGGAATTTGAACACGACGCTTTGTTGGCTGACGCTGTGCCGCCTGACGAAGCTCCGTCCGACGTTGCGCCGGCAGACGTCCTGCCGTCCGAAGCCATGCCGTCTGACGTGATGCCCGAGGACGACCAGGTCCCGGCGGAGATTCTGGAGTTCTTTGTTCCCGAAGCGGAAGAGCATCTGCAAGTGGTCACCGACTGCCTGCTTTCGCTGGAGACCAATCCGGGCGAAGAGCAGATCCATCGCCTGCTGCGGGCCATGCACACGGTGAAAGGCTCGTCGGCGCAGGTGGGGCTGCACCGGATTTCGCACGTCGCGCACCGCGCGGAAGATTTGATCGGCCGTTTGCGCGATGGCGCGCTGCGTCCCAGCGCGGAGATCGTGGACATCTGCCTGGAAGCGGTTGACGTCCTCAAGAAGTTTCTTTACCACCAGTGGTCTGACGATGCCCACATGCAGGCCGCGGTGCAGCCGCTGTTCGCGCGCATTGACCGTTTGGTGGCTGCTCCTGCGCCGGTGGCAGCCGCGCCTGCCGAAGAAGAAGTTTTGCCGCTGCATGAGCTGACTCCGGAAGAGGAACAGCTGCTGGCCGAATACGCTGAAGCGCGGGCGATTGCCGCGGAAGCTCCCAAGTCAGAGTTTGAGGCCCTGGACGACGCGCGCAAAGCTCTCAAGGCCATTCCGCATTCGCGCTCCGTGCGCGTGGCCCTGGAGCGCCTGGACCGCATGATGAACGCGGTGGGCGAGCTGGTCATCAACCGCACCCGCATGATCGGACGCCTGGCCGAACTGGAACGCCTGGCCGACGTGCTCAACCTGTCCAAGACGCGCATGAATGACAAGGTTGCGGAATTCCAGGACAAATACGAATTCAGCCGCATCCACTCCGCCGGGTTCCGCACCGGCCCCGGCAACATCGCGGGCTTTGGCGGCGGGTACACCGGGTTCTCCTATCCGTCTGATCCGGCGGACTTCAGCGAACTGGAGATGGACCGCTACGATGACTTCAGCATCCTGTCCCGCTCGTTGACGGAAATCTCCGCCGACATCTCAGAAGTCCTGACGCAGATGGGCGGGTTTGTGCGGCGTGTGGACGGCGACATTGACGAGTTCACCAAGCTGGCGCACCGCCTGCAAGACGAAATCACGCAAGCGCGCATGGTGCCCATTGGCAACCTGTACACGCGGCTCTCGCGCACGGTACGCGACGCGTCCAAGGCCGTGGGCAAGAAAATTGAGCTGGTGCTGGAAGGCGCCGAGACCGAGCTGGACAACAACATCATCCAGCAGATTTCCGACCCGCTGATTCACCTGGTGCGCAACGCCGTGGCCCACGGCATTGAGCGCGACGAGGAACGCTACGAGTCCGGCAAGAGCGACGTAGGCACGGTCACCGTGCGCGCCTATCACCGCGGCAACCACATTTTTGTGGAAGTGGAAGACGACGGCCGTGGCATTGACTACGAGAAGGTCCGCAGCCTGGCGGTGGAACGCGGCATGGTCTATCCAGAAAGCGCGGCCGCGCTCACCGAACCCGAGCTGCTGGAGATGCTGTTCCAGCCGGGCTTCTCCACGTCGCCACACAAGACGGAACTCGCAGGACGAGGCGTGGGCCTGGACGTGGTCCGCTCCAACATCGCGCAGCTCAACGGCGAAATTGACGTCGATTCCGAAAAGGGCCAGGGCACGCGCTTCACGCTGAAAGTTCCGCTCACCCTGATTATTTCCCAGGCGCTGTTTGTGCGTTGCGGCGAAACCATGTTCGCCGTGCCGCTGGCGTTTGTGGAAGAAGTCCGCCGCGTGAAGGCCAGCGACATTGAAGAAGATGAAGGCAAGCTGACCACCGTGGTCCGCGATGTGCAAATGGAAGTTGTCCGCGTAGACGTCACCCTGGGGCTGGAGCCGGTGCAGCCGGTCAACGGCTACTTCCGCATGGTGATCGTCAACGCCAGCAGCCGCCAGGTCGGGCTGATCGTGGAAGACGTGGTCCGCAAAGATGAAATCGTGATCAAGAGCCTGGGCGAGTACCTGCGCAAGGTGAAGATGTATCCGGGCGCCACCATCGCGCCGGACGGCAGCCTCATCCTGCTGCTGGACGTGAACCGCCTGGTGGCGGGCGAGGCCCTGGAACACGTGGAGACCATTGCCGCCGCGCGCAGCGCCGCCATGGCCACTCCGAACGTCACGCGCATCTTCGCTCCGGGCGCGGAAGCCGTGGCCCACGGCGCCATCCCGCAGGAAGCCATTGATCCTGTGGTGGAAGAAAAAGTTGTGGTGTTGGCTGATGATTCCATCAGCGTGCGCAAGTTTGTGGGACGAATGCTGGAAAAAGCCGGCTATCGCGTGAAGCTGGCGTCCGACGGCATGGAGGCGCTGGAGATTGTCGCGCACACGCGTTGCGACCTGGTGGTCACCGACCTGGAGATGCCGCGCACCAACGGCTATGAGTTGCTGGCGCACTTGCGCCAGGACCCCGCGACGCGCGACATTCCGGTGATGGTGGTGACGTCGCGCGCGGGCGCCAAACATCGCGAGCGCGCCATGAAAGAAGGCGCCGCCGCCTTCCTCACCAAGCCGGTGCAGGAAGACCATTTTATTGCCGCCGTGGGCCGGCTGATTGGCGCGGGCAGCAGCACGCCGGCGGCCGCCGTGGCAGCAGAACGATAG
- a CDS encoding chemotaxis response regulator protein-glutamate methylesterase, with translation MGKKIRVLVVDDSAFMRKVLQGIIASDPQLEVCGEARDGREAVSQVEALKPDVISMDINMPHMDGLEATKLIMGSNPHPILVVSSESRDGAEVTLKSLQLGAIDFVAKPSGGIDLDMSSVREELCRKLKMAAKVRVVRNATGRAPDPSASARNAHHDDRSPAPSRAGKFPIVVMASSTGGPATLMQFVPYFPKDFPGAVIVIQHMPGNFTSQFSKQLGEVSQIKVKEAESGEIIVPYHLYVCPGSHHLRVSPTGRVVLDDGARIGGYRPCADVALETAAVYAGHMTIGVVLTGMGNDGARGVQAVKAAGGHVIAQDESTAVIFGMPQEAIKTGAVDQVLPIETIYQGIEKRVQYVFGAAKVGAL, from the coding sequence GTGGGCAAGAAAATTCGGGTGCTGGTGGTGGACGATTCGGCGTTCATGCGCAAAGTGCTGCAAGGCATCATCGCCTCTGATCCCCAACTGGAAGTGTGCGGTGAAGCGCGCGACGGGCGCGAGGCGGTGAGCCAGGTGGAAGCCCTCAAGCCGGACGTGATCAGCATGGACATCAACATGCCCCACATGGACGGCCTGGAAGCCACCAAGTTGATCATGGGCAGCAACCCGCATCCAATTCTGGTGGTCAGCTCGGAATCGCGCGACGGCGCTGAGGTCACGCTCAAGTCGCTGCAATTGGGCGCGATTGATTTTGTGGCCAAGCCTTCCGGCGGAATTGATCTGGACATGAGTTCGGTGCGCGAAGAGCTGTGCCGCAAACTCAAAATGGCCGCCAAGGTGCGCGTGGTGCGCAACGCCACCGGCCGGGCGCCGGACCCGTCGGCATCGGCACGCAATGCTCATCACGACGACCGTTCACCTGCTCCGTCGCGCGCCGGCAAATTTCCCATCGTGGTGATGGCATCGTCCACCGGCGGTCCGGCCACGCTGATGCAGTTTGTTCCTTACTTCCCCAAAGATTTTCCCGGCGCCGTGATCGTGATACAGCACATGCCCGGCAACTTTACCTCGCAGTTCAGCAAGCAATTGGGAGAAGTTTCCCAGATCAAGGTGAAGGAAGCGGAGTCGGGAGAGATCATTGTCCCGTACCACCTTTATGTTTGTCCGGGTTCGCACCACTTGCGGGTTTCGCCCACGGGCCGGGTCGTATTGGACGATGGCGCGCGCATCGGAGGCTATCGTCCCTGCGCGGACGTGGCGCTGGAAACTGCGGCGGTTTACGCGGGACACATGACCATCGGCGTGGTCCTCACCGGCATGGGCAATGACGGCGCCCGCGGCGTGCAGGCAGTAAAGGCCGCCGGGGGCCACGTGATTGCGCAGGATGAATCCACCGCGGTGATCTTCGGCATGCCACAGGAAGCCATCAAGACCGGAGCTGTGGACCAGGTGCTGCCCATCGAAACCATCTATCAGGGAATCGAAAAACGCGTGCAATATGTTTTCGGCGCGGCCAAAGTGGGGGCCCTGTGA
- a CDS encoding DUF4388 domain-containing protein has protein sequence MIPSTASVSGKILLIDANVFVARRIADALRLEGFEVVHSTQAGFALTMLEYDTPAAILCSTNLREINAHELPPLVHADPKNAHIPVIALGEGGDQSLMEAFRSGCADYVDKRLGPDLIAAQIKTFLRSTTEGFQPVQMLGSSDTALSGSLSHMDLPGVLQMLLHSRHTGALYINSELLDGIVFFENGTVTHAESGDLVGDQAVVHIVKTCNGLETGSYKFLPGESAATRTVLRNATELLLEALREVDEATQEHFEGGF, from the coding sequence GTGATCCCTTCCACGGCTTCCGTCTCCGGCAAGATCCTGCTGATTGATGCCAACGTGTTTGTTGCACGGCGCATTGCCGATGCTCTGCGGCTGGAAGGTTTTGAGGTGGTGCACAGCACGCAGGCGGGATTCGCGCTCACCATGCTGGAATACGACACGCCGGCTGCCATTTTGTGTTCCACCAACCTGCGCGAAATCAACGCCCACGAACTGCCGCCGCTGGTGCACGCCGATCCTAAGAACGCGCACATTCCGGTGATTGCTTTGGGTGAGGGCGGTGACCAGAGCCTGATGGAAGCGTTCCGCTCCGGTTGCGCCGACTACGTGGACAAGCGGCTGGGACCGGACCTGATCGCTGCGCAGATCAAGACATTTTTGCGCAGCACTACCGAAGGCTTCCAGCCGGTGCAGATGCTGGGTTCGTCGGATACGGCACTGAGCGGCAGCCTGTCTCACATGGACCTGCCCGGCGTCCTGCAGATGCTTCTGCATTCGCGGCATACCGGCGCGCTGTATATCAACTCGGAATTACTGGACGGAATCGTGTTTTTTGAAAATGGAACGGTCACCCACGCCGAAAGCGGCGACCTGGTGGGCGACCAGGCGGTGGTACACATTGTGAAAACCTGCAACGGACTAGAGACCGGGTCGTACAAATTCCTGCCCGGCGAAAGCGCGGCCACCCGCACCGTGCTGCGCAACGCCACCGAGCTGTTGCTGGAGGCCCTGCGGGAAGTGGATGAAGCCACACAGGAACATTTTGAGGGAGGTTTTTGA
- a CDS encoding response regulator: protein MQPAPTIYFIDDSATMREVIKIAFRRENMNVVTCHDAGVALEEIARTKPDVVITDVIMPGKDGYDVCLSIKSDPELGKTPVILMSGVVNRAVAEKAFAVKADELLRKPFQPQDLIARVKNLLNLGAPAPSKPVPAVAAAALSSIFSGPTPVAARPMAAAPRPVPVSPAAVAAVAMQPAVTSQPAQTLAVTAAFPFIAPHPNPSAAPTAAPAARPANPSDTTKLRVEIMRLEGLVKKLQSELQAERDYCRALEEHIKILQDGNS, encoded by the coding sequence ATGCAACCGGCTCCCACAATCTATTTTATTGATGACAGCGCCACCATGCGCGAGGTCATTAAGATCGCCTTCCGGCGGGAAAACATGAACGTGGTGACCTGCCATGACGCCGGCGTGGCTCTGGAAGAGATCGCCAGGACCAAGCCGGACGTGGTGATCACGGACGTGATCATGCCGGGCAAGGACGGCTATGACGTTTGCCTGAGCATCAAGAGCGATCCTGAGCTGGGAAAGACGCCGGTGATCCTGATGTCCGGCGTGGTCAACCGGGCGGTGGCGGAAAAAGCATTCGCGGTCAAGGCCGATGAGCTTTTGCGCAAGCCGTTCCAGCCGCAAGATTTGATCGCGCGCGTCAAGAACCTTCTCAACCTGGGCGCGCCTGCGCCTTCCAAGCCCGTGCCGGCGGTCGCGGCGGCGGCGTTGAGCAGCATTTTCTCCGGCCCAACACCCGTGGCAGCGCGACCCATGGCTGCGGCGCCGCGTCCTGTGCCGGTATCTCCGGCGGCAGTCGCGGCCGTCGCCATGCAACCGGCCGTGACCAGCCAGCCCGCGCAAACTCTGGCGGTGACCGCGGCGTTCCCGTTCATCGCTCCGCATCCCAATCCGAGTGCGGCGCCAACGGCAGCGCCCGCTGCGCGTCCGGCGAATCCCAGCGACACCACCAAGCTCAGAGTGGAAATTATGCGGCTGGAAGGCCTGGTGAAAAAGCTTCAGTCCGAACTGCAGGCGGAGCGCGACTACTGCCGGGCACTGGAAGAGCACATCAAGATCCTGCAAGACGGGAACTCATAG
- a CDS encoding Na+:solute symporter, with product MPLTWIDWVVIAGYLLINLLIGMYYRRRSGGNTEEFFVSGRNVSWWLAGTSMVATTFAADTPLFVSGVIATQGIAGNWLWWSACLSGMLTVFFFARYWRRAEVLTDVELTELRYSGKPAAFLRGFKAVYLGLVMNCLILGWVTNAMVSIISVLLGPMMPEGKIVELSVGGHALLHYTLGPPEHSALLICIFVLIPFTGIYTSIGGLWGVLVTDLFQFALKMGMVIVLAWAAVVKIGGMHALRVQLQVVGQAMRQNGAQTSDPLAFFPDFRQGWTSGALWTLPVLTFLMYLGVQWWSAWYPGAEPGGGGYVAQRMFCARDEKNSLGATLWFNIAHYALRPWPWIVTGLVALAVYSPHGGLHPSAAFEQSPQQGYVMVLRDYLPPALRGVMIAAFLAAFMSTLGTQLNWGVSYLVNDLYRRFIAREKSEGHYVAMGRTFTILMVLISGYIAGQLGSVGEGWKIVLSLGIGTGAVYILRWYWWRINAWSEIVAMIVAAMVTLLLDNLYLRHLLGLGDVPFSGNEPVVFAKKALLTAGCTTVAWIIATFLTPAEPDEKLLQFYRRVHPTVHGWRRIAAMAPELTEVRDVTANAFDWLMGCLMVYCTLFGIGKLVFGEWLVGLLLLAVAGTAGYLIFWDLSRRGWQSLSGTQDAAKK from the coding sequence ATGCCGCTGACCTGGATTGACTGGGTGGTGATTGCCGGCTACCTGCTGATCAACTTGCTGATTGGCATGTACTATCGCCGCCGTTCCGGTGGAAACACGGAAGAGTTCTTCGTCTCCGGACGCAACGTTTCCTGGTGGCTGGCGGGGACCTCCATGGTGGCCACCACGTTTGCCGCGGACACGCCGCTGTTCGTCAGCGGAGTGATCGCCACCCAGGGCATCGCCGGCAACTGGCTGTGGTGGAGCGCGTGCCTCAGCGGCATGCTGACAGTATTTTTCTTCGCCCGCTACTGGCGGCGCGCGGAAGTACTCACCGACGTTGAGCTGACCGAACTTCGCTACAGCGGCAAGCCCGCGGCCTTCCTGCGCGGATTCAAGGCCGTGTATCTGGGCCTGGTCATGAACTGCCTGATCCTGGGTTGGGTGACCAACGCCATGGTCAGCATCATCAGCGTGCTGCTGGGACCCATGATGCCCGAAGGCAAGATCGTGGAACTCTCCGTGGGCGGGCACGCGTTGTTGCACTACACGCTGGGACCGCCGGAGCATTCCGCCCTGCTGATCTGCATCTTTGTTCTGATTCCGTTTACCGGGATTTATACCTCCATCGGCGGACTGTGGGGCGTGCTGGTCACGGACCTTTTTCAGTTTGCGTTGAAGATGGGCATGGTCATCGTGCTGGCGTGGGCGGCGGTGGTGAAGATCGGCGGCATGCACGCGCTGCGCGTGCAGTTGCAGGTGGTGGGCCAAGCGATGCGGCAAAATGGCGCGCAAACTTCTGACCCGCTGGCTTTCTTCCCCGACTTCCGCCAGGGCTGGACGTCCGGCGCCCTGTGGACGCTGCCCGTCCTCACGTTTCTGATGTACCTGGGCGTGCAGTGGTGGTCGGCGTGGTATCCGGGAGCGGAGCCGGGCGGCGGCGGCTACGTGGCGCAACGCATGTTCTGCGCGCGCGACGAAAAAAATTCCCTGGGCGCAACGCTGTGGTTCAACATCGCGCACTACGCGCTGCGTCCCTGGCCGTGGATCGTCACCGGCCTGGTGGCCCTGGCGGTTTACTCGCCCCACGGAGGACTGCATCCCAGCGCGGCTTTTGAGCAAAGCCCGCAGCAGGGCTACGTGATGGTGCTGCGCGACTACCTGCCTCCGGCGCTGCGCGGTGTAATGATCGCCGCGTTTCTGGCGGCGTTCATGTCCACGCTGGGTACGCAGTTGAACTGGGGCGTCTCTTACCTGGTGAATGACTTGTACCGGCGCTTCATCGCGCGCGAAAAGAGCGAGGGCCACTATGTGGCCATGGGCCGGACGTTCACCATTTTGATGGTGCTGATCAGCGGATACATCGCCGGGCAGCTTGGTTCGGTGGGCGAAGGCTGGAAAATTGTGCTGAGCTTGGGCATCGGCACCGGAGCGGTTTACATCCTGCGCTGGTACTGGTGGCGCATCAATGCCTGGAGCGAGATTGTCGCCATGATTGTGGCGGCCATGGTCACGCTGTTGCTGGACAATCTTTACCTGCGGCACTTGCTGGGGTTGGGCGACGTTCCGTTCTCCGGCAACGAGCCGGTAGTTTTCGCCAAGAAAGCGCTGCTGACCGCCGGATGCACCACGGTGGCGTGGATCATCGCCACGTTTCTCACGCCGGCGGAGCCCGACGAAAAGCTTTTGCAGTTCTACCGGCGCGTGCACCCCACCGTGCACGGCTGGCGGCGCATTGCCGCCATGGCCCCGGAGCTCACCGAGGTGCGCGACGTCACTGCCAACGCCTTTGACTGGTTGATGGGCTGCCTGATGGTGTACTGCACGCTGTTCGGCATCGGCAAGCTGGTGTTTGGCGAATGGCTCGTTGGGCTGTTGCTGCTGGCGGTCGCCGGGACTGCGGGGTACCTGATCTTCTGGGACCTCTCGCGGCGGGGATGGCAATCGCTTTCCGGCACGCAGGACGCGGCCAAGAAGTAG